ACTGCATCCACATGTGAAAAATTGGGGCTCTCTCTTGCGAATGTATGGCAGAGAGAATAGCAAGCTGGTTAAACAGGTGAGAAGGCCTTTGTGTGAGTATAACCTACCCTGTGGCTGGAGCTTTGCTTCTGGATTTGTAAATTTGGTTACAACAAAACTTGAAGGTGCCTGGATTTCACTGACAGTAATAATTGTGTTAATCTTGCATCTCCTATGTCAAAATTAAAGAACCTTTTTAACTAACTCATGGAAGTAATGTTCCTACTTAAGGAGGTAAACTAACTACAAGCTAACCTTTGctccacattattttttttttccataaaaaaagtTGATCAGTTGTTGCTCTCGATTCTATTGAATAGGAAACCTCTGATAGAAGTGTGATAGAACTTCAGCAGTATGCCAAAAAGAACAAGCCAAATCTGCACATCCTGAACAAGTTacaggaagaaatgaaaaaactgGCACAGGAAAGAGTGAGTATATATTGTCATGTATTTACAAACTGCATGAATGTCATGGGTCATGTGTACCAATGATCCGGggttttttgcttattttacaCAGTATTTGAAGTAAGGAGAGCTCTTCATAATTTGATTGGGGATCTGCTTCTGGGGAGATTGTCATGCTGACTTTTAAACTGGCTCATAACTTGATTCTACCTGCTtctgtacatttatttttaacattagCCCTAGTTAGCCTCTTGCAATAACTGAAATGTTTGCTACAATGGTTCAGAATTTTAACTGTTTTATGATTCTGTTCTCCTTATGACTGTGTGGTGGGggctgttttgtattttttaggAGGAAACCCGAAAGAAACCCAAGATGACAATAGTGGAATCAGCTCAACCTGGTAGTGAACCTCTCTGTACTGTTGATGTTTAATGAGAAAATGTGCAAATGGGGAGCAATAACACAAATGGAGGAACTAGATTTTCAACaactatttaaaaattgtttgctGCAGAATGCAAGATAACTTTTAAAATCCAAGCTGCTTCAGTTATGCATTGTTCGTTTTGCATCATCAGGGCAATATTACTTTTTCctagtttctttttctttttttttttccttgtttaatACCTCTGAGATATGTACGTTTAAAGAATTGATCATCAAGATCTCTACTGGGGCAAATGGACAGAGGACAGGCATGTTCACACAGGATAAAACCAATCAAGCACTTTCTCCTGGAAAGCCATCCATGTTGTTTGGAATGGATGTATTTTAAGTATGAAATTCAGAATATCTATGTACAGGTTGAAGCTGATactatatatatacacattcatatatatgtatatgtaaaaGAAGTATATGTACATCTTCTTGTATGAACATGCCTAGAACTATTTTTGTGAAAAGTTTTGTTGCATTTCAGCACATAATAATATGCACTGATAAGACACTTTGGTGACAAATACAGGAAAGTGATGAGCAATGTTTCTAATGCCATAGGATTAGGCCAGtaatgctgtttctttttgtcttgtttcttGTCTCCTGCCAGGCCTAGTTATTTGAGATTAGAGGATGCAGATTTTGTTATTACTTGAAAAGAACAAGAATACCTGGTAGTGTTAAGAGTAACAGGTTGGAGATTCAAAATTActggggtttattttaaatgaaaggagCCTGTGTTAGTTTACAGATCAGTTGAACAGGGAAAATATGGCCCCGCTTacatgatgaaaataaaaactgtaatttGAAAGGCTGTTTTCAAAGCTTGGAGCCAAAATGCAGCTAATGATGGTCGATagtctgaaaatattttgccaatGACTTTCCACTCCCTTTTCCCAGCAATAAAACAATTTCTCATTTGTTTGGTGTCAGATTGCATCTGACTTGATCAGTTAAGTCTTAATTAATTTGCACCATAAAAGCaaagacttcagaaaaaaaatcaacacaacCCTTAAGTCCGACTGCAGCAATTTAGATTTTTTAAcaagtttttgtttttacttttttaattacatttttagttttttaaagaaagtgtgTAACTTCTGCAATGAAAATTAGATTGTAGATTTGGATTATGACATAGAGTAAATAAGTAGAATGAGACCATAACTGGTTATACTCATAAATAAGAAAATCACAAATATGCAACTACCCTAAAATACAATCCTGGCAAACAGGCAGTACTCACTGTGTCATCTGAGGCTTTATGAAGCCAAGCACAAAAGAGCTAGTTTGGCTGTGTGAAAGCACTGCTTTCCTGGGTTTCGTTCTTCACACAGGGTTCACTGGGTGACTGCAGGAACTCTTCTCTTGCAACCATTTTTTGGTTTGGTCttaaagaatagagagaaagCCAAgctggtggcagggctgcagtgacttatccaggagctgcactgctccATTTTTACACTCCTTCTGCTCCTGTTTGGAAGGTCAGTTCTCTGtacctgctgcagctcctggtacTTACATTGACAGAGTTCTGGGggcttgagggtttttttcttttgtgtttttattctgattttggtgtggttttgttttttaatttacgATGTTACATAGAGAGTGCTGCATTATATTGAATTTAGTGCCtactggattttaaaaatgttggcATCAGTATTGTAAGACCTCCTTTTAACATCACACATTACTTTGGAAATATGTGgattttaatttacatttcgAACTAATGTTCTCTGATGTGTTGCATATAATGTTAGAGGTTAAACAGGAGTCATGGAGTTTTACCTGTTTCTGTGTTTAAGTGATATGCTTGGAGGTCTCTGCAAATATGAATCCAcccattttttatatttatatttagctTTTTAGTTCCATGAGTTGTAATCCTGTTACAACAGGATACGGGTAGTTGGAAGACAATATATAAACTATTCTTTAAAGAAGTGGCCTgtctgaaaaaaggaaaaaaacccacaaaaaaacactgcctctgcttttttttttttgtatagcTTTAATAAATCTCCATCTTTTGAAGGGTATATGATATTGGTGCAGTAGTGACAAGCAGTGATTGCTGTTTGTctcttttcattgtttttattgggacttttctgttttcataaaGACAGGGCTTTTATCTTCTATGCCTAAATGTATTACTCTTAGATaggttttatttcagcttgtgttttcagcagaaaaatctgTACTTGGATGGCACTGTAAAAGACAAATCACCCTTGTaggtctttatttttctgaaatcagaatGTCAATGCATTTGCAGGTCACCTGCAGAATATCCATAGATGCCTCACTTAccaatttgttttcattaattttaagaGGATTGCTGTATTACCTCAGTCTGCCACTATCAGAATCACAAGGTGACCATTGCCCTTAATTAAAACATCCAGAGATTTCATTGTGAACCAAAGCCTAGAACGTATATTATGCATtctaaacaaaaacaaacataaaaagatGGTATTAGACCTTGCTGCAGCCTTTAACTGGAGAGATGTCCAGAAAATAGCGCAATAACTGCTGGAACAAACAATGTAACTGCTGTTTATGTCATTGTGAAGTATTCTTGTGTTTTAATGTTTACTATTGTAACAGTCCTGCATTTGCACATAAGCACGAGCTGCTGTGATAGAGGATAGACCATTGCATTAACTTCAGCTTCTGCATGAACACTTACAGTGTGATTCAAGATGTATCCTAAACTTGTCTTGTAACTCTTGTGTGTTTTCTAGGTAATCGGCTGTAAAGGTTTAGATCTGATTGTATGAATGCataaaactgctgcttttgtcaCTGATACTTGTTATTTATCCCTTCTATATCCAGGGGAAGATGGGTATTTTTATAGGGATGGAGTGTATTTTTAAGAACTGTTCCATCCTTTGGGGATTAGACAGATTTTGCTTTGCATATTATGTGCTTCTCGACAAAAGTGTGGTATATTGACTTTAAGGATTAAATTTGTGTGCATTCAAATCTTCACGGTACTGACGGAAAACTTACTGTGACTAGTCAGATGCTACCTACTGAAACACCAGTCAtcagctttttttaaacatatttattaGACAAAACTGAATTAGTTGGGTACTCAGAACTTTGGAAAGACTATTATGCATAAACTTTACTGTTGTATGTAAACTTCCATTCTTCTGTGATGCTGTTAGGCTTTATACAGATAATATTTGTAACGTCCAAGTATTTAAAAGCATCATGATTATCTTATTCACTAAACTGTACTTTGGTTCTGGAGTGAAATTCAGGAAGTGATAGCCTCCTAACTTCGTGGGAAGAAATGTGAAGTGCAAGAAGCCATGCTGTTATTAACCAAATAAAATTATCGGTGACAGTATTTCAATGTGTATCTGAGAACATGGGAATACAAAACAAAGTTCATCCTTATTGCCCCAGCAGGTACCAATGGTTGCTGTTTTGAGTTGTGTTGGGTGCAGTTGCTTGGTGCCAGTGCTAAATTGGTACAACTATAAAGCCTCATTTTCACTGAGcctctgcttgcttttttctgCACAATCATGTAATCCTCTGTGTTCGGTCTTTGAGTACTACATGTGTATTTTTCAGACAATTAGTTTCGAGCAATAAAGTTTGATATTATAAAATGTGCCAGTGTGATCAGTATTATGATAGTGTAAGCATATATAGAGAAAGGAACTCTTGTTCTTCAAGTGCTCtaggtatttttaaagagaaattagaTCAGTGCAGCCTCATTGATTATGGAAATACTGAATTATGGTTTTGGTGAAGAATTGAACGTTTACATGGTTAAACACTTAGAATGAAATTCAGTTACCTTTTTTTGAATTGGGATTTGTATTTTTACTTAAACTGTGGCAAGATTGGAAATGCTACAACTCAAAGTGCTGGTTTTGGTACCTGTTGGGTGCAGGTACCAAACACAGGAAAGGTGTGGTATCAGCACAGCCGTGGGCTGTAGTATAATTCTTTTGTTGGTGTTAGGCCATATTAAGTGTATATTAGAAGTTGAGATTTAAGGTGGTCACTCCTTCCAACAGTGTTGCTGTCTGGATCACAGTCCTTTAATGGTAGCTGCTGAGCCTCTGGCTACAGTGAGTCCtgactggagagcagctggTGGAGCTCAGATGCACTGGCAGTGCAGTGTACTGGTACAGTTCAGTTCTGGCTGTCAGTTTTCAGTGGTGAGGGCCTGCCTTGAGCAAAGTCCTCTCAGCTTTAGCAGCAGGGTGTAGGAAACTTACAGCCTTTTGTTTTGTCAGTGATGCAACAGTCTGAGAGTAGGACTGACTTCAACTTGGAAAGTGCAGCATTTTTCTTAGACTGAGTTTACTTCCTAATATTTAgcaagtaaattatttttgaaagggTTAATCTTAACTTGCATACTGGAAAAACATGGCACAGTTTTGAAAGGGGGTGAGAGCATGATGAAGTACTGACAGGTAAGGCCAGGTCCCTGTAGCAAGATGATCTGCTCTGGAAATTACGGGTGTCTGTATtcaaatatatgtatgtatctaggcaggaagagaaaagcaggatttggGCTAATTGGATGTAACATcctttccctggaagtgttcaagaccaggctggatggggctccaACAACCTGGTtgagtggaaggtgtccctgctcatggcagagggGTGGTTATGAGATGGTCATTAACGTCCCTTACAACACCAACCCTTCTGGGAATCGATGATAATGAAACAATTCAAATTAGGATGATGAAATAAGCTGGAAGCCTTGCAATTACTCTGTTGTACAGAGATTTATTACCTGGATGTTACAGAAGTGATCTTACTGATgcagatgaaaagcaaaagtttCTACGAAGTCTCAGGAGTTAAGGTGAGCCCCCTCCTGGACTGCAGTCCCCatggccagcagctgcctggctccCCTCGCTGGCTGCTGGGCTGATGCCATCTGTGCCCTCGGtgccacaggctgctgctgggatctctctggcagcaggtgctgctgctgcagagctgccattGGGGTATTCCACCCTCTCAAAGAAGATCAGTAACTCACAGTGCCTGGTCTGAGGGAACAGATCCACAGCCATGGCTCTCACGGGCCGGAACGAGGCTCCTTTCACCCTGTTGGAAGGGGCCCGGCACAGGCttgagggggaagggaaagaagagcagGGGGAAATGAATTAATGTTAGTACactgctcatccctgctgctcttctcagagaggtttttcttccccaagcCTCAGTTCCATTGATAGGCTTATTCACTACCCCCAATAGTTGCATTATGACTTGCATATTGGGCAGTACCATTCCaagccagctgctgcagctcccagctgtttCTGGTGAGAGGTAAGCCTCAAGGAACATGGCTTGCAAATAAAAATCTAGCAATGGTACCCCCTCCTcaaaaaacattgttttcttcttattaCGTTTAGTAAGTCAACTTAATGCAAGAAACACTCACTCCACAAAGTTATTCATTGCAGCTCTGGGATTGCAGGAGACATAGATGAGCTTCTTCAGATGTTCAGCTCTTCTAAGGGCAAGAATTACCTTGGAATCTAGATGATCAAAACCACAACAGCTGTTGACTGCTTTTGTGCGCAGCAAGAGCCTCACAGAAAAATGCCAGGTTATACTGAGCGTGaacaaaactgctgcaatgCTGCTCCAAGCTATACCTGAAGCCTCCACTGAATTTATCCCAATGGTGTTTTCTTTGGCTTCCCACCCAACACCAATTATGAGAACAGGCTTAAACCCCTGGGGAACTTACGCAGCCCTGCTCGTGGTGGATCTACAATCGTGATCAGGTTCTGGGGAGCTAAAACGTTCATCAGGGAAGGAACAATATCTTCTGCCTTCCCACAGTAAAATTCAATATTATTCAGTTCtgtaagaaatagaaaagatgTTACCCTGTACTTGTCTAGTCAAAGCGGCTTTCAGTTCTTTACTTAGGATATTAAGTTTTGATGCCTCAGAAACTCCAAATTGTTCAGTCTACCCAGTGTCATTTAAACAATCACTGTTAGCTTCAGACCATTCAAGCAACAGTAACTTGAGCATCTTCTACTATCTGGACTAAAGCAAAAGCCCACATACACCAGCTATGTTAATGCTTTCTTTAGGAGGGTAGCTAGCTGtggtttcatttcatttttacactgaaataaatgttttacttttcaattaaaaaaaaaaaaagctgttcaaCTGGAAAATGGATCTCATGGGCTAACACGGTATTTGTTTTCAAGAGGGATTAAGTGTTTAAACAGGACAAGATCGCTATCAACAACATGTAATTCCAGGCTGCTTAGATAAGGTAAAGAACAACTGGCTGCAACTACTCCTTACCAAACAAAGGCTTCAGCATTTCAGCTTAACTCACCATTAATCTGGGCATTTGCTTTGGCATCCTGCACAGCTTCCTGACAGAGCTCAATTCCAATTACCTTCTTCACTCTCTGTAGAATCAAAGGAAGAAGTTCTCTCTGTGGTCTGTATGTGTTAATTTAACCATTTTTCATAACATCAGCAATTAACAGGGACTTTCACTCCTACCTAGGCTGCTCAACATAAGGATGAGCTTTCATAATGATGTGGTaaagcagctgcacacagctcaaTTACAAATTACTTCAAAAAATTAAGACATAATCTGTTGCATTTCACATACATTaggtattttctttccttgcagcCACAGTTAAAAACAGGTAAGAAGTAGTTTCtatccaggaagaaaaaactgcCAACCTTTGCTAAAGAAATCCCAATGGTTCCTGTCCCACAACAGATATCCAGCACGGTGCTCTCTTGGCTCAGTTGTGCCCACTCCCCAATGGCAGTGTACAACACTTCTGCAGCTTGTGTGTTCACCTGGGAAATTAAGTTTCCAATAGATCTACTTCTTCATAAACAGTAAATATGTTTTAATGAGTCTTAGTAAAGCATGTTTCCTTGATTCTAATAAACAAATCATTATATGCTAAAACCACAAAGTGTTGAAAGGGCAGAAATAagtttttgaaaagcaaacaaagattAGTAATACAAGACTCTTGAACTGTATTATTGCATGCTCAGTGTTACAAAAGGCTGCCAtgaaacaggaggaaaattaTAATGAACTAGTAAATGAAAAAAGTTGTCTTCAATATGCTCCCATCAAGCTTACATTCACTGCTTTTACAGCCAAACATAACACTTACTGCTATTTAATCATACCAAATATATAAAAGGTTGCATTTCTAGGTATGTAACATCTTGTTCCACAGCATTTGTCAAGCTCCAGAGCAATCATGCAGATCCAGTTAAATGAGCAGCTTCACATCATCCTTACTTGAAAAAATGCATGAGgagaaattctgaattttaagCCAAGGAGTTCTTCATATATGTACTTATCACCAGCCACGTGCTCCAAAGGCAAATCTTCTAGACTGGGAGATTTCCTGGGGGTAGGGGAGGAATGGAGAGACAAAATAGAGGGGgattcaaaaccaaaaaaagaagacaaacatGTTTGCTACAATCTTTACCAAAGCTGTAATCATCCTAAAGCCTGCAGTGCTACATCCTAAGCAGTACCAGTTATCATCTGCTCTTGGAGATTCTCCTTGGCCATTAATGTCTCAGAGTGTGCAAGGACCTCCACCATCTCTAGGTGAAGATGGTGTCAGCCTTGTGCTCCATGCAGGATGGGGAGATTGAAAAATTCACATAAATAGGGAAGAAAGGCAGAAGTTACTTGATAACAACTAACACTCATCTACTGCAGTAAACACTTCTATAACTTGACAGCCAGCAATGGCCAGTGGGTTGACTCACTGAAACTCTTGCTGCCTTTATCCAGAGAATGGGAAATTTCAGGAGTCTCTTGTAGCAAAGGTGAGTAACTTAAATTAGTAACAACTGCTGCTACTTCTACGAAGTAGACAAATAATGCTATGAAATTTGCAAACATCAAAAATCCAGACACCaccaaaatcccccaaagcAAAGTCAACTCACTCACCTCTGTCCTTCCTCCACAAAGTACAGGGAAGTAACACCACTGCTCTTTCCCATCCCTTCTGTGAAGTATTTTGCCAGAGAGATTTTCAGGTCAGCTAGCTCTTCTTTACTCAATTTCTAAAGTTTTCAAGTGAAAGAAGGGAGAATAATCATTTTAGTGACTTCAAGATATAATTTAGTGTATGCTTTACATAAGAATACTCCTTGTTCATTTTCATATGTCACATTAGTCTAAATAGAATTAGAGCAGTCTAGCAAGTTAAACCACACCAAGGTGAAATACCTGAGGATTGAAGTAAGCAATGGCCATGATGTGGCCGTGGCGGCTGGTGCGGACCGTGAGCTGCTTCCAGTGCCCTTCGTAGGTTTCGGGGCTGTACACCGAGTAAGGAGTTGACCTGCAATGTGCAGAATCTCAGTCACTTACACAGAGAATTCTTTTGTGTAACATTAAACAGTTCATTGAATCAAACCAAGtgatagaaaaaaatgctgagtaCAAAAAGAGGATACAGTGATTTGTCAAACAAAGAATGACTTCCAGCTAGAAAGACTGATGGGTAGTGTCTCCTAAAGCAAAATAACCTGTCCCACCTTCACACGATCCTCTTGCCCATGCAAAATTACAGAGGTAAGAGGCAGCTTCTCACTGCATTCAGAGAATGCCATAACTTTTTATAATGCTTTCATTAGCTTCTCTGCTTCACACCAAGTTCAAATCTTTCATCTTCATAATTCTTCTGAGGGTCCGTTTTTGTGCATTTAACTGCCTTCTAAAGAATGCATCCCTTTTTCTAAAAAAGTACTCTTATTTAAATGTGCAACTTTTGGTTTATTCCTTTTTGTAGGATGATTCTTCTCATCCAAGAAAACAATGGACCTTGGTTAATTAATTCCTCctttcagaagtgtttttctGAGTGCCTCTTTACAGTTAGTGGAAGAAGCTCCTGAGTAACACACACTTTTACTGCAGACTTACACATCCCTTTGCTTGCAATGAAGCTGTGTTCAGCTGGTACCTGACCCCACCtctgagcagctgagcaggagcaagGGCAAAACTCCCCACGATGCAGGCACAAGGCAGAAACAAAGAACTGCTAAATGTGAGACTGGTATATCTTAGATCTCAAAGCTCAGAACAAACATTAATTAaacttataaatatttttgattaaGATATCAAAACCTTTATGGATAACTCATTTTACTTATGCTCACCTTATGTAGTCTTGGAAAGCTTTTACTACTTTTTTGGCAATAGCAGGAATGTGAATAGTATCAAATGGCTCCACTACAGCACATGTACCACCCTTATATTTGCCAAGACGACAACCCACAGTTTTGTCTTCTTGATTTACACCAATCCCAATCAAGAACTCACATTTGTTGCGATATTCAGTctagatttaaaataaagttatgTAAGATATTTACACATTTATTTGTACATGCCAagtttctcctgaaaaaaatcccatgtgGTTAAGTGCATTTGAAAATGGACATAGAACATTTAGCTCATATGGACAATACTGATGGATTTTGATGTGTGTGAACTAACAGTAATAATGAAAAGGTATTCGTAAATCTTGttatttaataagaaaaatattgccTCTGTTGAGGAATGTATTAGCTTACAACACAGGCCTACAAAGACAgcatattaattttaaattcattatAATCTCCAGTTATCAATTTTTCTGCTTCCCATTAATATTTCCACACGGTATTTACAAGAAAGACAACAACATCtaaaattcataattttttgAAACACTAAGTCAAATACTCAGTTTGTCCAGTGTCTTCTCAAGACCAAATAATGAACAGAACCCTCTGCTCATTAACCCTGTTCCACACTTTACCTGAGATTACATTACCTGCAAGGGTGATGCTTTCACTCCCTCCACTGGGCAACATAATTTATTAAacttctgcttctgcaggaaCAACCAGGGTAATAAAGCTCTGTTGTTATTTCCTATTTCCCTGCCCAAATCAGAAACAAAAACGTAAAGCATACATTTAGAAATATTGTGGTCAAGAGTTGCACAAGACTTCTTTTCTGTACAGGGCACAAAAAAGAACGAGACTATCACATGGAAGAGTGTTTCCTCCAGATTTTCTTAACAGGCAAACCCTTTCCAACTTTGTAAGAGCTGTGAGCTGAAAAAGTAAGGCTTAGATGTACTGGTTACATTATGGTTATGTACTGGATTTATCAATGTACCCATGCATGATAATTAATGCCAGCTTTGTCGACAGCAAGAGACAGAAGTGATACTTTGATCTTCAAAGACCAGGAATAAAATTTTGAGGggattttaaaagagaaaatcctAGTAGTAATTTGCCATCTCTACAGACTGATTCTCTCATACACCATGTGACAAAGCCATTTTTTTACGGGCACAAACACCCTTCTGCTTATGGAACTAGAGACTTTAAAACAAATTCCCCTTCACTATGCAATCTTTTGAAAGTGACCAAGAATATCAATAGTAAGTTTTGTCAGATGGAACAGCTTTTAAGCTGTAGCATCGCAGATCATCTTGTAATTACTTTGACAGGGGATCCGAGTTTTGCCCTGCCTCTAACTCACTTCAGTATAGAGGTATCAGTTGGTGTGAATTTAGCTATATCCCATCACAAGGCCAAGTCTTGTACACATTACGTTACAAACAGGAATTACTTTGTCAGCTTCTGCAGCACTTGCTCGCACTCCTGCTTCTTCTGGGCCAGCTGCGCCTCGTAGGGCACATTCCACAGCGGGGTCACCACATCCGCGATCCGCTTGCTCAGGGGCTCCTCTCCGCTGGGAGCCGGACGCTTCGTCTCTCCCTGCTCCGAATCCTCTTCTTGCTTCCTCTTCTTGGCGATGGGATCTGCCTTGGGCTTGGCCAGGCGCACGCTGAGGTGGCGGCTCTTCCAGAGCGCGCCGTGCAGCACCCGCATGGCCTTGTCCCGCTCCTCCTCGCTCTTGAACGTCACGAAGGCGAACGTCTGCTTCCCGAAGAGTTTTATCTTGTGAGGGTTGAGCCCGTACTTGGCAAGGAACTTTTTCACATCATTAAACCCAATGTATTTGGGCAGGTTCTGTATCTCTACTTTATAAATCTCGGAGGTGAACAAGTCTCCCTTAATGTATCTGTATACGTCGGGGCTCTCCGCGGGGTCTTCTCCGGCCTGGCTGTCCGGCTCAGCCCCATCTCCAGCCTCCGCCACAGGAGCCGTGTCGCGGTCGGGGTCGCAGCGCTCGCCTTCCTCCGCCATGGTCCCGCCACCCCCT
This Serinus canaria isolate serCan28SL12 chromosome 15, serCan2020, whole genome shotgun sequence DNA region includes the following protein-coding sequences:
- the TRMT2A gene encoding tRNA (uracil-5-)-methyltransferase homolog A yields the protein MAEEGERCDPDRDTAPVAEAGDGAEPDSQAGEDPAESPDVYRYIKGDLFTSEIYKVEIQNLPKYIGFNDVKKFLAKYGLNPHKIKLFGKQTFAFVTFKSEEERDKAMRVLHGALWKSRHLSVRLAKPKADPIAKKRKQEEDSEQGETKRPAPSGEEPLSKRIADVVTPLWNVPYEAQLAQKKQECEQVLQKLTKEIGNNNRALLPWLFLQKQKFNKLCCPVEGVKASPLQTEYRNKCEFLIGIGVNQEDKTVGCRLGKYKGGTCAVVEPFDTIHIPAIAKKVVKAFQDYIRSTPYSVYSPETYEGHWKQLTVRTSRHGHIMAIAYFNPQKLSKEELADLKISLAKYFTEGMGKSSGVTSLYFVEEGQRKSPSLEDLPLEHVAGDKYIYEELLGLKFRISPHAFFQVNTQAAEVLYTAIGEWAQLSQESTVLDICCGTGTIGISLAKRVKKVIGIELCQEAVQDAKANAQINELNNIEFYCGKAEDIVPSLMNVLAPQNLITIVDPPRAGLHSKVILALRRAEHLKKLIYVSCNPRAAMNNFVDLCRAPSNRVKGASFRPVRAMAVDLFPQTRHCELLIFFERVEYPNGSSAAAAPAAREIPAAACGTEGTDGISPAASEGSQAAAGHGDCSPGGGSP